Genomic window (Blastocatellia bacterium):
CCAGAAATACAACTTAGTGATGTGCAAAAACAAGGTTTTTGGCACAATGTGTTAGTTCAAATAAAAGTTAATAAATCGCTTTTAATTCCTTTATTTGTTTTAACTGCGTTTGGGCTTTGGATGGGTTCAACTCTTCTTTGGGTAAGCCTTGTTTTAGATTTATTAATGATAGCTTTTATAACTATCTTTACTTTACCTAAAATGCTTTTTGATAGCTTAGTGTCGGCTACTCAATGGGCAGAGTGGGATAAAGTCTTTTTTTATGCGGGACTACTTAAAAAAGCAACTAAGTTAATTAATTTAGATATGCTTAATCATGAAATTGACATGCGAGTAGCTACAGCTTTAGCTGGAAAAGGGGATTTGGACAAGGCCTTAAAGTTAGTACAACAATATGAAAGAGACCCTAATGTCCCTAAATGGCTTCACTACGCGCGGTTAGCTTCGGTTTTTATTGCAGTAAAAGACTATAACAAAGCAACAGAATGTCAATTAATGGCAATAGAACTAGGCCCAGATGGTGCAAATACCTTAATAGATTATGCTTTAGGGCTTGCCCGTTATCATAAAGATACAATTAAAGCTAGAGAAGTTTTAGAGCAGATTAGCACAAAAGAAATGTCAGAACTTGCAGCGATTTTTGTTTCTTTTTGTAAAGGCGTTATTTTAGTCGAGGAACAAAACTATTTTGAAGCAAATTTTCATCTTTCTGTAGCTATGAAAAAAATTGCTCCTTATGAAAATTTACCTGATCTTTTAGCAGAAATTAAAGCTTATTGGGCAATTTCACTAGCTAAAATGGGTGAAAGAGAAAAGGCTACAATGTTGTTTCAACAAGCTAAACCAATATTGCTAGCAAACAAAGAAGCTGAACTTATAAAGCACTGCCAACAAGTGTTAAGTTAAAAATATATGACAGATAAAATTAATAGTGCAAATGAGCGTTTAACTAGAGCAAAACTTTCTTTAACAGGGCTTTCCATTGGAGATAGTTTAGGCGATAGATTTTTCTTAGATCCTGCAATTGCAGAAAATTTAATTTCTGAGCGTGCTTTGCCTAAATCCCCTTGGCATTATACAGATGATACTTTAATGGCAATGTCTATTGTATCTATACTAAGAAAATATGAAAAAATAGATCAAGACCAGCTAGCTAAAAGTTTTGGTGAACGTTATGACAATACTCGTGGCTATGGCCCAGCTATGCATGGTTTGTTACATCAATTTAGACTTGGTGAAGCTTGGCAAGATGCTGCTAGTAGCTTGTTTAATGGGCGTGGCTCTTATGGAAATGGTGCAGCAATGCGAATTGCTCCTTTAGGAGCATATTTTGCTGACGATTTGGACATGGCAATTGAACAAGCTGTTTGTTCAGCAGAAGTAACACATACAAATGAAGAAGCAATAGCAGGCGCAATAGCTGTTGCAGTAGCTGCTGCTTGGGCATGGCGAGTTAGAGAAAATAATCCTTTACCCACACGTGCGGAGTTTTTAGATCTTATTTTGCCAGCTATTCCTAAAACTGAAGTAAGCGGAAAAGTTCGTAAAGCTCGTGACATGGATAAAAATGCTTCTTTGGAATTTGCTGTTGCTGTATTAGGTAATGGTGTAATGGTTTCTGCTCAAGATACAGTTCCACTAGCTTTATGGTGTGCAGCAACACACCTTAATGATTTTACAGAAGCCTTTTGGCTAACTGTTAGTGCATTAGGTGATCGGGATA
Coding sequences:
- a CDS encoding ADP-ribosylglycohydrolase family protein, whose amino-acid sequence is MTDKINSANERLTRAKLSLTGLSIGDSLGDRFFLDPAIAENLISERALPKSPWHYTDDTLMAMSIVSILRKYEKIDQDQLAKSFGERYDNTRGYGPAMHGLLHQFRLGEAWQDAASSLFNGRGSYGNGAAMRIAPLGAYFADDLDMAIEQAVCSAEVTHTNEEAIAGAIAVAVAAAWAWRVRENNPLPTRAEFLDLILPAIPKTEVSGKVRKARDMDKNASLEFAVAVLGNGVMVSAQDTVPLALWCAATHLNDFTEAFWLTVSALGDRDTTCAIVGGIVALSAGQKSIPKDWLCSREALPNWPFRDS